A section of the Babylonia areolata isolate BAREFJ2019XMU chromosome 1, ASM4173473v1, whole genome shotgun sequence genome encodes:
- the LOC143290946 gene encoding sodium/calcium exchanger 1-like, which produces MSTCDISTYECSDKGFLMPFVNEYTWSTGVRAFLYLLGLLYCFMGVAIIADIFMRAIEMITSKTTNVLIADPSSKSGTREVQVKVWNDTVANLTLMALGSSAPEILLSVIEVVFNDFYAGDLGPGTIVGSAAFNLLVITGVCMISIPAGETRRIKSFKVFLVTAIFSVFAYVWLLLVLVVITPDFVDLWEAIVTFLFFPFLVVIAYMTDKDYCVRKSAPEGAEVGEFGMEEIKEGTHEAKNVCSITAQKIGRRPGVSEEDEAKVAAAMLAQSVSHDRAWYRINAIRNLTGGTKLTPAVNEKQSEILTSLIKGENVGSTLSMMSMGGEMAVIQWSASQSAVLEQDGSVGLNLMRTGRTDNRVLVRVETFDGTAEAESDYIPYKETLVFEPEETSKSIEIKIIDDNEWEPDEVFFVRVSVSESEQGCTVGRRAITQVTILNDDDPGTFEFPEPSLLAKESVGTIQIPVSRSNGADGKVTVTWEAKNQTAVYGRDYDTNKGTLVFEHGELCKTIDIGIIDDQEFEKDEHFEVSLVSCDIEGAKIGKLNRTIVTILNDDEFKGLVSRVVNMTNTNLDMLRLQKASWGQQFIQAMNVNGGEVESATAFDYVMHFITFGWKVLFSCVPPPDIWGGWLAFFCSLVMIGVLTTFIKDLASIFGCLVGLKDTVTAITLVALGTSLPDLFASKQAACQEKYADNSIGNVTGSNSVNVFLGLGVSWVIASIYWSAQGKTFQVPAGSLSFSVVLYSVCAAVAIAAIILRRYMPFMGKGELGGSTLWKWVSFIVFVLLWFLYIILSSLQVYGYISVSF; this is translated from the exons ATGTCGACGTGTGACATCAGCACCTACGAGTGCTCGGACAAAGGCTTCCTGATGCCTTTCGTCAACGAGTACACGTGGAGCACTGGGGTTCGAGCCTTCCTTTACCTCCTGGGCCTTCTCTACTGCTTCATGGGCGTGGCCATCATCGCCGACATCTTCATGCGCGCCATCGAGATGATCACCAGCAAGACCACCAACGTCCTCATCGCAGACCCGTCCAGCAAGTCTGGCACCAGGGAGGTGCAAGTGAAG GTGTGGAACGACACAGTGGCCAACCTGACCCTGATGGCGCTGGGCTCCAGCGCCCCGGAGATCCTGCTGTCGGTGATCGAGGTGGTCTTCAACGACTTCTACGCGGGTGACCTGGGCCCCGGCACCATCGTGGGCTCTGCTGCCTTCAACCTGCTGGTCATCACGGGGGTCTGCATGATCAGCATTCCCGCTGGGGAGACCCGCAGGATCAAATCTTTCAAG GTATTCTTGGTGACAGCCATCTTTTCGGTGTTCGCCTACGTGTGGTTGCTGCTGGTTCTGGTGGTGATCACTCCTGACTTCGTGGACCTGTGGGAAGCCATCgtcaccttcctcttcttccccttccttgtcGTCATTGCCTACATGACCGACAAGGATTACTGCGTCAGGAAAAGCGCACCAGAGGGCGCGGAAGTCGGCGAGTTCGGAATGG aagaaATTAAGGAGGGCACACACGAGGCAAAGAACGTGTGTTCCATCACCGCACAGAAAATCGGACGGCGACCAGGCGTGTCGGAAGAGGACGAGGCCAAAGTAGCGGCGGCCATGCTGGCCCAGAGCGTATCGCACGACAGGGCGTGGTACCGCATCAACGCCATTCGGAACTTGACAGGAGGCACCAAGCTGACCCCGGCTGTCAACGAGAAACAGTCAGAG ATTCTGACCAGCTTGATCAAGGGAGAGAACGTGGGTTCCACGCTTTCCATGATGTCGATGGGCGGAGAAATGGCGGTGATACAGTGGTCAGCATCCCAGTCAGCCGTGCTGGAGCAAGATGGGAGCGTGGGTTTGAATCTCATGAGGACTGGCAGGACCGACAACCGTGTCCTTGTCAG GGTGGAAACTTTCGACGGAACGGCGGAAGCAGAATCCGACTACATCCCTTACAAGGAGACCCTGGTCTTCGAGCCCGAGGAGACGTCGAAAAGCATCGAGATCAAGATCATCGACGACAACGAATGGGAGCCGGACGAGGTGTTCTTTGTCAGAGTGAGCGTGTCGGAGAGCGAGCAGGGATGTACCGTCGGCAGAAGGGCCATCACACAGGTCACCATTCTCAACGACGACG ACCCTGGGACCTTCGAGTTCCCGGAGCCTAGTCTGCTGGCCAAGGAGAGCGTGGGCACCATCCAGATCCCCGTGTCCAGGTCCAACGGAGCCGACGGCAAGGTGACAGTCACGTGGGAGGCCAAGAACCAGACGGCGGTGTACGGGCGGGACTACGACACCAACAAGGGCACCCTGGTGTTTGAACACGGCGAGCTGTGTAAGACCATTGACATCGGTATCATTGACGATCAG gAGTTCGAGAAAGACGAGCATTTCGAGGTGTCCCTTGTATCGTGTGACATAGAGGGAGCAAAGATCGGCAAACTGAATCGTACCATTGTCACCATCCTCAACGATGAtg AGTTCAAAGGCCTGGTGAGCCGAGTGGTGAACATGACCAACACCAACTTGGACATGTTGAGGCTGCAGAAGGCTTCTTGGGGACAGCAGTTCATCCAGGCCATGAACGTCAACGGCGGGGAGGTTGAGTCCGCCACGGCCTTCGACTACGTCATGCATTTTATCACTTTCGGCTGGAag GTGCTGTTCTCCTGCGTGCCCCCTCCGGACATCTGGGGCGGGTGGCTGGCCTTCTTCTGCTCCCTGGTGATGATCGGCGTGCTGACCACCTTCATCAAGGACCTGGCCAGCATCTTCGGCTGCCTGGTGGGGCTGAAGGACACGGTGACGGCCATCACGCTGGTGGCCCTGGGCACCTCTCTGCCGGACCTCTTCGCCTCCAAGCAGGCCGCTTGCCAGGAGAAGTACGCCGACAACTCTATCGGCAACGTCACGGGCAGCAACTCGGTGAACGTCTTCCTGGGCCTGGGAGTGTCCTGGGTCATCGCTTCCATCTACTGGAGCGCTCAG GGCAAGACCTTCCAGGTCCCAGCAGGATCACTGAGTTTCTCTGTGGTGCTGTACTCGGTGTGTGCGGCCGTGGCCATCGCCGCCATCATTCTACGTCGCTACATGCCCTTCATGGGCAAAGGGGAGCTCGGGGGGTCCACTCTCTGGAAGTGGGTCTCCTTCATCGTCTTCGTCCTGCTCTGGTTCCTCTACATCATCCTGTCCAGTCTACAGGTCTACGGGTACATCAGCGTGAGCTTCTGA